Proteins from a genomic interval of Anolis sagrei isolate rAnoSag1 chromosome 1, rAnoSag1.mat, whole genome shotgun sequence:
- the NDUFB3 gene encoding NADH dehydrogenase [ubiquinone] 1 beta subcomplex subunit 3, with protein sequence MGHGHEHGHGKMELPDYKMWKIEGTPLEVVQERLARRGLKDPWLRNEAWRYMGGFAKPVTLMDVFGKGFKWGFAAFVVSIAIEYAFFPPKKDDGHH encoded by the exons ATGGGACATGGACATGAGCACGGTCATGGAAAAATGGAGCTTCCAGATTACAAAATGTGGAAGATAGAAGGTACTCCCCTGGAGGTAGTCCAAGAAAGGCTGGCTCGGCGGGGACTCAAGGATCCATGGCTTCG CAATGAAGCATGGCGATACATGGGTGGCTTTGCAAAACCTGTCACTCTCATGGATGTTTTCGGCAAAGGATTCAAGTGGGGATTTGCAGCTTTCGTTGTATCCATTGCAATTGAATATGCATTTTTCCCACCAAAGAAAGATGACGGGCATCACTGA